GTAGGGAAGAGCTGGGCAGCACAATTACTGGAAGAAGATCATGATTGGTGGGTGATTGAATGTAGTAGTTTCCAAATCGATGGATTTTTCTGCTTCAGACCATCCATTGCCATTTTGACCAATATTACTCCGGATCACCTGGATCGATATGATTATCAATTGCAGAATTATGTGCATTCCAAAATGGGCTTGTTCAAAAATATGGGGCCTAGGGATAAAGCTATTTTAAATCTGGACGATCCATTGACAGCAGAGGGTCTTGAGGGCGTAAAGTTCAGACCGGAAAAGCTTTGGTTTTCTACCAAGACACCTCAGAAGAATGGGGGGTATTTTGATGGGGAAAACCTGGTGTTGAAAACTGATGAAAAGTCTGTTTCTATTCCAGTAAAAGAGTTTCCTCTTCAAGGGGAGCACAATTATATGAATGCCTTAGGCGCAGGAACAGCTTGTTTATTAGCAGGAGTGAATGAAAAGCAATTGAAAGCTGGCTTATCCTCTTTCAAGAATGCCTCTCACCGCATGGAATTGATCAGAGTAATTGACGGAGTCAGTTTTATCAATGACAGTAAAGGAACCAATGTGGAGGCTACAGCCTATGCGTTGGATGCTTTTAAAAATCAATTGATTTGGATTGCCGGGGGAGTAGATAAAGGGAATGACTATCGTACAGTTCAAGGCCTGGTAAAAGGGAAAGTGAAAACACTCATTTGTCTAGGTAAGGATAATGAAAAATTGAAAGATGCTTTTCAAAACAGCATTGAAGATATCCGCGAAACGCAGAGTATGAAAGAAGCGGTAAGCTGGGGCAAAATGTTGGCAAAAGCTGGAGACATGGTACTACTGTCTCCAGCCTGTGCAAGTTTTGACTTATTTAAAAATTATGAAGATAGGGGAGAACAATTTCGAACCGCAGTAAATGAACTCAAACCAGAAACCATCGCATGAATCAATTTAAGGCATGGATAGATGAGCACTTTAAGGGAGACCCTCTCATTTGGGGGATTGTGATCTTATTGTCTCTTTTCAGTATTCTGGTGGTGTATTCAGCCACGGGATCATTGGCCTATAAATATGCAGGAGGAAATACCGAGGTCTATTTATTCAGACACTCGTTTTTGGTATTTGTCTCTTTGGTGGTGATGTGGTTTGCCCATAAAATTCCTTATAGGAACTATGCGCTTTACGCCAGGTTGGCCATGTACCTCTCTATTCCTTTGTTGTTGTTTACTTACATGTTTGGGTCCAACATCAATGAGGCAAATAGATGGTTGACCATTCCTTTGATTAATCAAGCGTTCCAGCCTTCTGATTTGGCGAAGTTGGCCCTGATTGCGGCCTTGGCAGCGATGCTAGCCAGTAAGCAGAACAATATCAAAGATTTCAAGAACACTTTTGTTCCCATCATCATTGCCATCGGGGTGATCTGTTTATTGATCGCATTGGCAAATATGTCAACAGCAATTCTGCTATTGTTGACTTGCCTGTTGATCATGTTTGTGGGTAGGGTTCCTGTAAAATACCTGGCCATGGTGGTCATGGTAGGAATGCTTGGATTGACGGCAGCAGTGTTCTTGGGACAAAGAGGAGAGACTTTCTTCTCCAGAATTGAAGCATTTATGGATGAGGAGGAAGTGCCTTTCCAAGCGGAACAATCTTATATCGCCATTGCTACTGGAGGAGTTACCGGGAAAGGTCCTGGAAATAGTGAACAGCGAAATTCTTTACCACACCCTTATTCAGATTTTATCTATGCGATCATTATCGAAGAGTATGGATTGGTAGGTGGAGCATCTGTACTGTTTCTGTACTTGGCTTTGCTGTACAGAGGAATGAGAATCGTAGCCAATTCCAATAAGGCATTCGGCGGCTTG
This genomic stretch from Algoriphagus halophilus harbors:
- the murD gene encoding UDP-N-acetylmuramoyl-L-alanine--D-glutamate ligase codes for the protein MKQIAILGAGESGLGAALLAKRQGYAVWVSDSGRISEARKEKLEVEEIPYEEGLHSEAIILNSDLIVKSPGIPGNTYIVMKAMDEGIAVIDELEFANRFSAGKVIAISGTNGKTTTTLLTYHLFKTAGFDVGLAGNVGKSWAAQLLEEDHDWWVIECSSFQIDGFFCFRPSIAILTNITPDHLDRYDYQLQNYVHSKMGLFKNMGPRDKAILNLDDPLTAEGLEGVKFRPEKLWFSTKTPQKNGGYFDGENLVLKTDEKSVSIPVKEFPLQGEHNYMNALGAGTACLLAGVNEKQLKAGLSSFKNASHRMELIRVIDGVSFINDSKGTNVEATAYALDAFKNQLIWIAGGVDKGNDYRTVQGLVKGKVKTLICLGKDNEKLKDAFQNSIEDIRETQSMKEAVSWGKMLAKAGDMVLLSPACASFDLFKNYEDRGEQFRTAVNELKPETIA
- a CDS encoding FtsW/RodA/SpoVE family cell cycle protein, with the translated sequence MNQFKAWIDEHFKGDPLIWGIVILLSLFSILVVYSATGSLAYKYAGGNTEVYLFRHSFLVFVSLVVMWFAHKIPYRNYALYARLAMYLSIPLLLFTYMFGSNINEANRWLTIPLINQAFQPSDLAKLALIAALAAMLASKQNNIKDFKNTFVPIIIAIGVICLLIALANMSTAILLLLTCLLIMFVGRVPVKYLAMVVMVGMLGLTAAVFLGQRGETFFSRIEAFMDEEEVPFQAEQSYIAIATGGVTGKGPGNSEQRNSLPHPYSDFIYAIIIEEYGLVGGASVLFLYLALLYRGMRIVANSNKAFGGLLSAGLSFALVIQALVNMAVAVGLGPITGLPLPLLSMGGTSLVFTGISLGIILSVSRGDHQDEEVGSVTATNKSRLKTA